The Carassius auratus strain Wakin chromosome 40, ASM336829v1, whole genome shotgun sequence genome has a segment encoding these proteins:
- the LOC113058725 gene encoding melatonin receptor type 1B-A-like, with translation MPENVSLIRNRTEVGQGRAWGGGAGARPAWVVMVLAGVLIFTSLVDVLGNVLVIISVLRNRKLRNAGNAFVVSLAFADLLVVCYPYPLVLHGMLHAGWLPGELECKVSGFLMGASVIGSIFNITAIAINRYCFICQANTYEKIYGRAGTLALLMLVWVLTAIAILPNLALGSLTYDPRVYSCTFSQTTSAGYTIAVVTVHFLLPIAVVTFCYLRIWVLVLRVRRRVTTDVRPRPRPGELRHFLTMFVVFVLFAVCWAPLNLIGLAVAVDPPRVAPLVPDWLFVVSYFMAYFNSCLNAVVYGLLNQNFRREYRRILLSLCKPRLFLQETSRGGTERSNKHSPGNNNNDDQPKANTI, from the exons ATGCCCGAGAATGTCTCCCTCATCAGAAACCGGACGGAAGTCGGGCAGGGTCGCGCTTGGGGTGGCGGAGCGGGCGCGCGGCCAGCATGGGTCGTCATGGTGCTCGCCGGGGTGCTGATCTTCACGAGCTTGGTGGATGTGCTCGGTAACGTGCTGGTGATCATCTCGGTGCTCAGAAATAGGAAACTGAGAAACgcgg gTAATGCATTTGTAGTGAGCCTGGCTTTCGCCGATCTCCTGGTGGTTTGCTATCCCTACCCTCTAGTCTTGCATGGCATGCTGCACGCGGGCTGGTTGCCCGGGGAGTTGGAGTGTAAGGTCAGCGGCTTCCTGATGGGTGCGAGCGTCATCGGCTCCATCTTCAACATCACCGCCATCGCCATCAACCGCTACTGTTTCATCTGCCAGGCCAACACCTACGAGAAGATCTACGGCCGCGCAGGAACCCTGGCGCTACTGATGTTAGTCTGGGTGCTCACCGCCATCGCCATTCTTCCAAACCTGGCACTGGGGTCGTTGACGTACGACCCTCGCGTTTATTCATGCACCTTTAGCCAGACAACAAGTGCAGGCTACACCATTGCTGTAGTGACCGTGCATTTCCTGCTTCCTATCGCGGTAGTAACGTTCTGCTATCTGAGGATTTGGGTGCTGGTGCTCCGTGTGAGGAGGCGGGTCACCACCGACGTCAGGCCACGCCCCCGTCCGGGTGAGTTGCGCCACTTCTTGACCATGTTTGTCGTCTTTGTGCTGTTTGCCGTCTGCTGGGCGCCGCTGAATCTGATTGGCTTGGCTGTAGCGGTGGACCCGCCCCGTGTAGCACCCTTGGTCCCCGATTGGCTGTTTGTGGTGAGTTATTTCATGGCATACTTTAACTCCTGCCTGAATGCTGTGGTGTACGGACTGCTCAATCAGAACTTCCGCAGAGAATATCGAAGAATACTTCTGTCACTTTGTAAGCCACGCCTCTTCCTGCAGGAGACATCAAGGGGCGGGACTGAGCGCAGCAACAAACATTCACCTGGCAACAACAATAACGATGATCAGCCCAAAGCGAACACAATATAA